A genomic window from Candidatus Nitrosoglobus terrae includes:
- a CDS encoding CTP synthase — MNRLIFVTGGVVSSLGKGVASAALGALLESRGLKVTLIKLDPYINVDPGTMSPYQHGEVFVTEDGAETDLDLGHYERFVRTKMTRRNNYTTGRIYQNVIAKERKGGYLGSTVQVIPHITDEIKRCIQEGAAGADVALVEIGGTVGDIESLPFLEAIRQIGIELGHGYTLYIHLTLVPFIRHAGELKTKPTQYSVRELRSIGIQPDILICRSEHPLPESERRKIALFTSVPNKAVISAVDVDTIYKIPLELHAQGLDEIVANHLQLKPNPAKLMEWEQVIFNLKHPNKTVTVALVGKYVDHTEAYKSLSEALIHAGIHTRTQVNIIYLDSEEIEHKGIDNLLMTANAILVPGGFGERGIEGKIAAAQYARENNIPYLGICLGMQVAVIEFARHKAAIKNAHSTEFDKNTSDPVIAMVTEWQQADGSIERRDEYMDLGGTMRLGGYQCQLLRGSLAAALYGKEVITERHRHRYEFNNSYRERLEAVGLMVSGISLDGHLVEIIEIPSHPWFVACQFHPEFTSTPRDGHPLFNGFISATVKYHQATLN, encoded by the coding sequence ATGAACAGATTAATTTTTGTTACTGGGGGTGTGGTTTCCTCTTTAGGGAAGGGGGTGGCTTCTGCCGCTTTAGGGGCACTACTTGAATCCCGAGGGCTTAAGGTGACTCTAATTAAATTGGATCCTTATATCAATGTAGATCCGGGTACTATGAGCCCTTACCAGCACGGTGAGGTATTTGTGACCGAGGATGGCGCTGAGACAGATCTAGATTTGGGTCATTATGAGCGTTTTGTACGCACTAAAATGACTCGGCGTAATAATTATACTACTGGACGAATTTATCAAAATGTAATTGCTAAAGAGCGTAAGGGAGGGTATTTAGGTAGCACAGTTCAGGTAATTCCTCATATCACCGATGAAATTAAGCGCTGTATTCAAGAAGGTGCCGCAGGTGCTGATGTGGCCTTAGTGGAGATTGGGGGTACCGTAGGAGATATTGAATCTCTTCCCTTTTTAGAGGCTATTCGTCAGATAGGGATTGAGCTAGGCCATGGATATACACTTTATATACATTTAACTTTAGTGCCCTTTATTCGCCATGCAGGTGAGCTGAAAACTAAACCTACTCAATATTCTGTTAGGGAATTAAGATCGATTGGTATTCAGCCCGATATTTTGATTTGCCGCTCAGAGCATCCTTTGCCCGAATCAGAACGACGTAAGATTGCTTTATTTACTAGTGTACCTAATAAAGCGGTAATTTCAGCCGTAGATGTAGATACTATTTATAAGATTCCGCTAGAGCTACACGCTCAAGGATTGGATGAGATTGTAGCTAATCACTTACAGCTAAAGCCCAATCCAGCTAAGCTTATGGAGTGGGAGCAGGTAATTTTTAACTTAAAGCACCCTAATAAAACTGTGACCGTAGCTTTAGTCGGTAAGTATGTTGATCATACAGAGGCTTATAAGTCACTTTCTGAAGCCTTAATTCATGCGGGAATACATACCCGCACTCAGGTGAACATTATCTACCTAGACTCTGAGGAAATTGAGCATAAAGGTATTGATAATCTCTTAATGACTGCTAATGCTATTTTGGTTCCTGGAGGGTTTGGGGAGCGGGGTATTGAAGGTAAGATAGCAGCAGCTCAATATGCCCGAGAGAATAATATTCCTTATCTTGGTATCTGCCTTGGTATGCAGGTAGCTGTTATCGAATTTGCTCGCCATAAGGCCGCAATAAAAAATGCCCATAGCACTGAGTTTGATAAGAATACGTCAGATCCAGTGATTGCCATGGTTACAGAATGGCAGCAAGCTGATGGAAGTATCGAGAGGCGCGATGAGTATATGGATCTTGGAGGTACGATGCGCCTAGGGGGGTATCAATGCCAATTATTGCGAGGAAGTCTGGCAGCTGCTTTATACGGTAAAGAAGTCATTACTGAGCGCCATCGACACCGCTATGAATTTAATAATAGCTATCGAGAACGGCTAGAGGCTGTAGGTTTAATGGTATCTGGTATTTCCCTTGATGGTCACTTAGTGGAGATCATAGAAATCCCTAGTCACCCTTGGTTTGTAGCTTGTCAATTTCATCCTGAGTTTACCTCAACACCTCGAGATGGCCACCCTCTTTTTAATGGTTTTATTTCTGCTACGGTTAAATATCATCAGGCAACGTTAAACTAA
- a CDS encoding acetyl-CoA carboxylase carboxyltransferase subunit alpha yields the protein MKTSFLDFEQPIAELEAKIEELRFIGDDAKVNISEEIQKLKSKSKALTESIFSSLTDWQIVQLARHPQRPYILDYIDRIFTDFEELHGDRAFADDKAIVGGVARLEGKPIVVIGHQKGRDTKEKVARNFGMPRPEGYRKALRLMQLAERFKLPVLTFIDTPGAYPGIDAEERGQSEAIARNLYVMAELKTPIIATIIGEGGSGGALAIGVSDRLFMLEYSIYSVISPEGCASILWKSADKAPDAAETLGITSKRLKELDLIDRIIAEPLGGAHRDLGVMAEKLKRDLNEQLGYLSELPIDKLLEQRQQRLRNYGRFQQ from the coding sequence ATGAAAACAAGCTTTCTAGATTTTGAGCAACCTATTGCCGAGCTTGAGGCTAAGATTGAGGAATTACGCTTTATAGGTGATGATGCCAAGGTAAATATATCTGAGGAAATTCAGAAACTTAAATCTAAAAGCAAAGCACTAACTGAATCTATTTTTAGTTCTCTTACTGATTGGCAGATCGTACAGCTTGCCCGACACCCCCAGCGTCCATACATTTTAGATTATATTGATAGGATATTTACTGATTTTGAGGAACTCCATGGTGATCGCGCTTTTGCGGATGACAAGGCTATTGTGGGTGGCGTTGCCCGTTTGGAGGGTAAACCAATCGTTGTAATTGGGCATCAAAAGGGGCGGGATACTAAGGAAAAAGTAGCGCGTAACTTCGGTATGCCTCGGCCTGAGGGTTATCGTAAGGCATTACGACTTATGCAGTTAGCAGAGCGTTTTAAATTACCCGTACTGACTTTTATTGATACCCCCGGAGCCTATCCGGGTATTGATGCTGAAGAGCGAGGCCAAAGTGAGGCTATTGCCCGTAATCTATATGTGATGGCTGAGCTGAAAACACCGATTATCGCTACGATAATTGGGGAAGGAGGATCGGGTGGAGCGCTTGCGATTGGAGTTAGCGACCGATTATTTATGCTTGAATACAGCATCTACTCAGTAATTTCTCCAGAAGGTTGCGCCTCTATTCTCTGGAAGAGCGCGGATAAAGCCCCTGATGCGGCAGAAACCTTAGGTATTACTTCAAAACGATTGAAAGAGTTAGATCTTATTGATCGTATTATAGCTGAGCCTCTAGGCGGCGCTCATCGAGATTTAGGGGTAATGGCAGAGAAGCTTAAGCGGGATCTAAACGAGCAACTAGGGTATTTAAGCGAGCTGCCTATTGATAAATTATTGGAGCAACGGCAACAAAGATTGCGTAATTATGGGCGGTTTCAACAGTAA
- the tilS gene encoding tRNA lysidine(34) synthetase TilS translates to MGFSANRLFQFLQQLSSCRSYQIAYSGGLDSHVLLYSLVQLRLQFPEITLRAVHIDHGLNPDSTRWSGRCHEVCTALKVECKVIKVNAHPAKGESPEAAARQARYSALRKHISVGECLLMAQHQDDQVETVLLQLLRGSGPHGLAAMAKTMVFGDSYLLRPLLSFSRSELQDYAKKEGLVWINDPSNQDLSFDRNYLRHEILPLLRCRWPGLGQTVSRAARHQAEVMQLLDQQAHQDLNTINADENWLSVSALRALPPHRCRNLLRYWLKNQGLPLPDSFHLRRILTEVLPALEDRQPVITWFGAEVRRYRDRLYAQLPLPPHNPAIVIIWEAINPLTLPASVGGMLVLRLTQGSGLSVQQLQQGCVTVRFRQGGERIQLVDRGHSHTIKKYFQEQGIPPWQRDRIPMVYIGDTLVFVAGIGIAQSATAKPKEPSIMIEWMRG, encoded by the coding sequence ATGGGCTTTTCAGCCAATCGCTTGTTTCAGTTTCTTCAGCAATTATCTTCTTGTCGTAGCTATCAGATTGCCTATAGTGGTGGCCTTGATTCCCATGTATTACTTTATAGTTTGGTGCAGCTTCGGCTTCAATTTCCGGAGATTACTCTTAGAGCGGTTCATATAGATCATGGATTAAATCCCGACTCTACCCGCTGGTCAGGTCGTTGCCATGAAGTTTGTACTGCACTTAAGGTTGAGTGTAAAGTGATTAAGGTAAATGCGCACCCAGCTAAGGGAGAAAGTCCTGAGGCTGCTGCTCGCCAAGCGCGTTATAGTGCGCTTCGTAAGCATATTAGCGTAGGGGAATGCTTATTAATGGCGCAGCACCAAGATGATCAAGTTGAAACGGTATTACTACAGTTATTACGAGGATCAGGCCCTCACGGGTTAGCAGCTATGGCTAAAACCATGGTTTTTGGTGATAGCTATTTATTACGCCCACTGCTCTCTTTTTCTCGATCTGAACTTCAAGACTACGCCAAGAAAGAGGGATTGGTTTGGATTAATGATCCGAGTAATCAAGATCTTAGTTTTGACCGTAATTATCTACGCCATGAAATCTTACCGCTACTGAGGTGTCGCTGGCCTGGATTAGGCCAAACTGTATCTCGGGCTGCACGTCATCAGGCAGAGGTCATGCAGTTGCTCGATCAGCAGGCTCATCAGGATTTAAACACGATAAACGCTGATGAGAATTGGCTTTCAGTGTCAGCATTACGAGCATTACCTCCTCATCGCTGTCGCAATTTGTTGCGCTATTGGCTGAAAAATCAGGGATTACCACTTCCTGATAGTTTCCATTTACGGCGCATCTTAACTGAAGTATTACCTGCTTTAGAGGATAGACAGCCTGTAATTACATGGTTTGGTGCAGAAGTACGCCGTTACCGAGATCGGTTATATGCTCAGCTACCTTTGCCGCCCCATAATCCAGCAATAGTCATTATCTGGGAGGCCATTAACCCCTTAACATTACCCGCTAGTGTCGGCGGGATGTTGGTACTTAGGTTGACTCAAGGGTCTGGTTTGAGTGTACAGCAGCTACAGCAAGGGTGTGTCACGGTTCGTTTTCGACAGGGTGGAGAACGTATTCAGCTCGTGGATCGAGGCCATAGCCATACTATAAAAAAATACTTTCAGGAGCAGGGTATTCCCCCTTGGCAGCGAGATCGTATTCCAATGGTTTATATTGGGGATACGCTTGTTTTTGTAGCTGGGATAGGGATAGCACAAAGCGCTACTGCTAAGCCCAAAGAGCCAAGTATTATGATTGAATGGATGAGAGGCTAA
- the dnaE gene encoding DNA polymerase III subunit alpha, whose product MDPSFVHLRLHTEYSIVDSLVRIRPLVQAVKEAGMPAVAITDQSNVFAMIKFYRAAQAAGIKPIIGADVLLADSMGGNQVSRCTFLCQNEVGYRNLSCLLSRAYSEGQIKDSPRLQWDWLLDQSDGLIVLSGGREGNVGQALLAGKNVQARQLVDRWQALFPSRYYLELQRTGREDEDTYLHLAIKLAATDIPVIATNDVRFLHLQDFEAHEARVCIHEGRNLNDPNRIRRYSEQQYLRTPSEMAALFADLPEALENTVEVAKRCNLNLTLGACHLPDFPVPEGVDIGEFLKAEALRGLEQRLVKLYPNEIERETQRQTYTDRLSEELTVINQMGFPGYFLIVADFIRWAKENKIPVGPGRGSGAGSLAAYALQITDLDPLAFDLIFERFLNPERVSLPDFDVDFCMERRDQVIDYVSQRYGRDRVSQIITYGSMAAKAVVRDIGRVLGHPYNFVDQIAKLIPFDLKMTLDKALAESEGLRLRYEQEEEVRFLIDLARKLEGLTRNPGKHAGGVVIAPDQLTKYVPYYCEQGASGVVTQFDKDDLETVGLVKFDFLGLRTLTIIDWTLQAINPQRIQVGDTPLDLTCLPTDDLGTYALLKRCATTAVFQLESRGMKDLIKRLQPDCFEDIIALVALFRPGPLQSGMVDDYINRKHGRAKVDYPHPELAPILKSTYGVIVYQEQVMQIARILAGYTLGGADLLRRAMGKKKPEEMAKQRAIFIEGARVRGVEEKLSGSIFDLMEKFAEYGFNKSHSAAYALVAYQTAYLKTHYPAAYMAATLSADMDNTEKVVTLIEECRNMGLEILPPDVNESSYHFSAQGKRAIRYGLGAIKGVGSAALEGMIKERKCHGPYQDLFEFCRRIDLRKINRRVLEALIRAGALDSLQANRATLEGSLEVALAVAEQHSHNASLGQNDLFGFGLMPQDDQIGSYLETEEWSEDHRLALEKEILGHYLSGHPIDCYEQTLRQIIPYRIAEILEQVSGEKNYSQQVIIAGLIEAVRTSKARQGGYNGFITVADQSARFEVKVFAEVFNRYQELLRPDCIVVIEGTLGWDFYTDSVVVTAEKIYSLAEAFEIFAKILEIEFDGTYGGEEAVRELAQILAFFRQKDGCPVAIHYRNKMASAHFMVGEEWRIKPNEELLSRLQSLLGTEHVCIKY is encoded by the coding sequence ATGGATCCATCCTTCGTTCATCTTCGCTTGCATACTGAGTACTCTATAGTCGATAGCTTGGTGCGTATTCGACCTTTAGTTCAGGCTGTAAAAGAGGCTGGGATGCCAGCCGTAGCCATCACTGATCAGAGCAATGTGTTTGCAATGATTAAATTTTACCGAGCTGCTCAGGCTGCCGGTATTAAACCTATTATTGGGGCTGATGTGCTATTAGCGGATTCAATGGGGGGTAATCAAGTGAGCCGCTGCACATTCCTCTGCCAAAATGAGGTAGGTTATCGTAATTTATCCTGCTTGCTTTCCCGTGCCTATAGTGAAGGTCAAATTAAGGATTCTCCCCGGCTACAATGGGATTGGCTGCTGGATCAGAGTGATGGGTTGATTGTTTTATCGGGAGGTCGAGAAGGTAATGTAGGCCAAGCTTTACTCGCAGGTAAAAATGTTCAAGCTAGACAATTAGTGGATCGTTGGCAAGCGCTTTTTCCAAGCCGTTATTACTTAGAATTACAACGTACGGGTAGAGAAGATGAGGATACCTACCTGCACTTAGCAATAAAACTGGCAGCAACAGATATACCTGTCATTGCGACGAACGATGTTCGTTTTCTTCATTTGCAAGATTTCGAAGCCCATGAGGCCCGAGTCTGCATCCATGAAGGGCGAAATTTGAATGACCCAAATCGCATACGTCGCTATAGTGAGCAGCAATATCTACGAACCCCATCAGAAATGGCTGCGTTATTTGCAGATCTACCTGAGGCATTAGAAAATACGGTAGAAGTTGCTAAGCGCTGTAATCTTAATCTTACTTTGGGAGCGTGCCATCTTCCAGATTTTCCAGTGCCAGAAGGTGTGGATATTGGAGAATTTCTGAAGGCTGAAGCGCTTCGGGGATTGGAACAGCGGCTAGTAAAACTTTACCCCAATGAAATAGAACGAGAAACTCAGCGGCAAACCTATACTGATCGGCTTTCAGAGGAGTTGACTGTTATTAATCAGATGGGTTTCCCTGGGTATTTTCTGATTGTGGCTGATTTTATTCGCTGGGCTAAAGAAAACAAAATTCCAGTAGGCCCAGGGCGTGGTTCAGGCGCTGGTTCCCTAGCAGCCTATGCCTTGCAAATTACAGACTTGGATCCATTAGCGTTTGATCTGATCTTTGAACGGTTTTTAAATCCTGAGCGGGTGTCTTTACCTGATTTTGATGTTGATTTTTGTATGGAGCGTCGGGATCAGGTAATTGACTATGTCAGTCAGCGCTACGGTCGAGATCGAGTCTCTCAAATTATTACTTACGGTAGTATGGCTGCCAAAGCTGTGGTACGAGATATAGGCCGAGTCTTAGGGCATCCCTATAACTTTGTAGATCAGATTGCCAAACTGATTCCCTTTGATCTTAAGATGACCTTAGATAAGGCTTTAGCAGAATCTGAGGGATTACGCCTTCGTTATGAACAAGAGGAAGAAGTTCGCTTTCTGATTGATCTAGCGAGGAAACTTGAAGGGTTAACACGAAATCCAGGGAAACATGCTGGTGGTGTGGTCATTGCTCCTGATCAGCTGACTAAATACGTACCTTATTATTGTGAGCAAGGGGCCAGCGGGGTAGTGACCCAATTTGACAAGGACGACCTAGAAACTGTTGGTTTGGTTAAATTTGATTTCTTAGGCCTACGTACGCTGACGATTATTGATTGGACCTTACAGGCCATTAATCCACAGAGAATTCAGGTAGGTGATACACCGCTAGATTTGACTTGTTTACCGACAGATGATCTAGGGACTTATGCATTGCTAAAACGTTGTGCGACTACGGCAGTGTTTCAATTAGAATCTAGAGGTATGAAGGATTTGATCAAAAGACTTCAGCCTGATTGTTTCGAGGATATTATTGCGCTAGTAGCATTGTTTCGGCCTGGCCCCTTACAGTCGGGTATGGTGGATGACTACATTAACCGAAAACATGGCCGTGCCAAAGTAGATTACCCCCATCCTGAGTTAGCGCCTATTCTCAAGTCAACCTATGGCGTTATCGTTTATCAAGAGCAAGTGATGCAGATTGCCCGGATTTTAGCCGGATATACGTTGGGAGGCGCTGATTTGCTGCGCCGAGCCATGGGTAAGAAAAAACCTGAAGAGATGGCAAAACAGCGGGCTATTTTTATTGAAGGAGCAAGGGTACGAGGGGTTGAGGAAAAGCTATCGGGATCTATCTTTGATTTGATGGAAAAATTTGCTGAATATGGGTTTAATAAATCCCATTCAGCGGCCTATGCTTTAGTAGCTTATCAAACGGCTTATCTAAAAACCCATTATCCAGCTGCTTATATGGCGGCTACGCTTTCTGCGGATATGGATAATACAGAGAAAGTCGTCACCCTTATTGAGGAGTGCCGAAATATGGGCTTAGAGATACTACCCCCGGATGTGAATGAAAGCAGTTATCATTTCTCAGCCCAAGGTAAGCGCGCTATCCGTTATGGCTTAGGCGCAATTAAGGGAGTAGGCTCTGCGGCTTTAGAAGGGATGATCAAGGAGCGAAAATGCCACGGCCCTTATCAAGATCTGTTTGAATTCTGTCGTCGTATTGATTTAAGAAAAATTAACCGACGAGTATTAGAAGCCTTAATTCGAGCAGGTGCTTTAGATTCTCTACAGGCAAATCGGGCCACCCTAGAAGGCTCTTTAGAGGTGGCGCTAGCGGTAGCTGAACAGCATTCTCATAATGCATCTTTGGGGCAAAACGATCTATTTGGTTTTGGGTTAATGCCACAAGATGATCAAATAGGAAGTTACTTGGAAACTGAGGAGTGGAGTGAAGATCATCGATTGGCGTTGGAGAAAGAAATCTTAGGACACTATCTAAGTGGTCATCCTATTGACTGTTATGAGCAAACCCTTAGACAAATTATTCCGTATCGAATAGCTGAGATCCTTGAGCAGGTCAGTGGTGAGAAAAATTATAGCCAACAAGTGATTATAGCGGGTTTAATAGAAGCTGTACGTACCAGCAAAGCTCGCCAAGGAGGATATAATGGCTTTATTACTGTGGCTGATCAGAGCGCTCGTTTTGAAGTTAAGGTGTTTGCCGAAGTTTTTAATCGCTATCAGGAATTATTACGGCCGGATTGTATTGTGGTGATTGAGGGTACCTTGGGGTGGGATTTCTACACAGATAGTGTGGTGGTAACAGCAGAAAAAATATATAGTTTGGCTGAGGCGTTTGAGATTTTTGCAAAAATACTAGAAATTGAGTTTGATGGTACCTATGGGGGAGAGGAGGCAGTTAGAGAATTAGCGCAGATTTTAGCTTTTTTCCGGCAGAAAGATGGATGCCCAGTGGCTATTCATTATCGTAATAAAATGGCGAGTGCTCACTTTATGGTAGGTGAAGAATGGCGTATCAAACCTAATGAAGAATTACTATCCCGCCTACAGTCTTTACTAGGAACAGAACATGTGTGTATAAAATATTAA
- a CDS encoding (R)-mandelonitrile lyase, whose translation MQIIRKAGSRPYTKGPEEYFTGNVWIETYFPPLENSRVSGALVTFEPSARSAWHTHPFGQNLIVMSGMGWTQCEGDPKVEIRPGDVVSCQCRKKHWHGATPTTGMSHIAITEGLDGNFADWLEKVTDEEYLA comes from the coding sequence ATGCAAATTATTCGTAAAGCCGGTTCCCGCCCTTACACGAAAGGGCCTGAAGAGTATTTCACTGGAAATGTCTGGATTGAAACGTACTTTCCGCCCCTTGAAAATAGCCGCGTTAGTGGTGCACTGGTGACTTTCGAGCCAAGCGCAAGGTCAGCATGGCACACGCACCCGTTTGGGCAGAATCTCATTGTGATGTCTGGCATGGGATGGACACAATGCGAAGGTGATCCAAAAGTTGAAATTCGCCCCGGTGACGTTGTTTCCTGCCAATGTAGGAAAAAGCATTGGCACGGCGCAACGCCGACTACCGGCATGAGCCATATTGCAATTACAGAAGGATTAGACGGCAATTTTGCCGATTGGCTTGAGAAGGTAACAGATGAAGAATACCTTGCCTGA
- a CDS encoding HNH endonuclease, whose protein sequence is MLPALQREFAQDTAEHFMCDDEAIRIGFCAALRLTLRRCVCRMKSDTLQGIAVERWVSQRVGQDKFCEAMLEYWGGACAVTGVNIPEVLRANHAKPWAECVTDAERLDVFNGLLLMANLDALFDRFLISFDEQGRMLIAPALAEVDLFPLGIMPGMELRWIEPQHQPYLAQHRHRLRVNKNQVTPLSQ, encoded by the coding sequence GTGTTGCCAGCGTTACAGCGTGAATTTGCTCAGGATACAGCAGAGCATTTTATGTGCGATGATGAAGCCATCCGCATCGGTTTTTGCGCCGCGCTGCGGCTCACTCTCAGGCGCTGCGTATGTCGGATGAAGTCTGATACGTTGCAGGGTATAGCAGTGGAGCGCTGGGTATCTCAGCGAGTGGGGCAAGATAAATTTTGTGAGGCGATGCTTGAGTATTGGGGCGGTGCTTGCGCCGTCACCGGTGTAAATATCCCAGAGGTATTACGTGCCAACCATGCCAAACCATGGGCGGAGTGTGTCACGGATGCTGAACGATTAGATGTATTTAATGGTTTGTTGCTGATGGCTAATCTGGATGCATTATTTGATCGTTTTTTAATAAGCTTTGATGAACAGGGTAGGATGCTCATTGCCCCAGCCTTAGCAGAAGTAGATTTATTCCCACTGGGTATTATGCCAGGCATGGAGTTACGCTGGATCGAACCCCAACATCAGCCTTATCTAGCTCAGCATCGTCATCGTTTGAGAGTGAATAAAAATCAAGTCACTCCCCTCAGTCAATGA
- a CDS encoding carboxymuconolactone decarboxylase family protein translates to MKEEPQNARNSFGDIAPHLAEITDKVLFRDVWENSALSPRDRSLVTITSLISLYRVNELPFHLKKALENGITREEIIATITHLAFYAGWPPAMTALTITRKVFEEV, encoded by the coding sequence ATGAAAGAAGAGCCGCAAAATGCCCGAAACAGCTTTGGTGATATCGCGCCACATCTAGCAGAAATCACCGATAAAGTACTTTTTAGAGATGTCTGGGAAAATTCAGCCTTGTCTCCCCGTGACCGTAGCCTCGTCACGATCACGAGCCTAATCTCTCTCTATCGCGTCAACGAGCTGCCATTCCACCTGAAAAAGGCCCTTGAGAATGGCATTACTCGCGAAGAAATCATTGCCACGATTACGCATCTCGCCTTCTACGCAGGCTGGCCGCCTGCGATGACCGCACTCACGATCACGCGGAAGGTGTTCGAAGAGGTTTGA
- the sohB gene encoding protease SohB, producing MNEFLLEYGLFLAKTLTILLLGLITIGLIVLLKSKIRATDKLEVKHLNSYYEQLSQILNMQLMAKKAFIKKLKAEKAQKKKQEKQRKRIFILNFQGDIRATAVESLREEITAVLSVATAEDEVLLRLENAGGLVHEHGLATSQLSRIRERHIPLTILVDKIAASGGYMMACVGNRIIAAPFAIIGSIGALVQLPNFHRLLDKHGVDFEQIKAGELKRTLTIFGNNTDADRQRAQAQVDDIHRLFKECITHYRPQVDITQAGTGQYWHATQAKDLNLVDDLKTSDDYLFAASQTADLYEINYSIKKTLSEKFLSRAQLAMSKTFNPF from the coding sequence ATGAATGAATTCCTGCTTGAATATGGACTTTTTTTAGCCAAAACCCTGACTATCCTGCTGTTAGGATTGATCACGATAGGGTTAATCGTTTTGTTAAAATCTAAAATCCGGGCTACGGATAAATTAGAGGTTAAGCACCTTAACAGCTATTATGAGCAGCTGAGCCAAATACTGAATATGCAGCTAATGGCTAAAAAAGCATTTATAAAAAAACTGAAAGCAGAAAAAGCCCAAAAGAAAAAACAAGAAAAACAGCGTAAACGGATTTTTATTCTTAATTTTCAGGGCGATATCAGAGCCACAGCGGTTGAATCATTACGAGAAGAAATTACGGCGGTACTGAGCGTAGCCACTGCTGAGGATGAGGTGTTGCTGCGACTAGAAAATGCGGGCGGTTTAGTCCACGAACATGGATTAGCCACTTCCCAACTTAGCCGCATTAGGGAAAGGCATATTCCTTTGACTATCTTAGTGGATAAAATAGCGGCAAGCGGGGGTTACATGATGGCCTGCGTTGGAAACCGCATTATTGCCGCTCCATTTGCCATTATTGGCTCTATTGGGGCGTTAGTGCAATTGCCTAATTTTCACCGCTTATTAGATAAACACGGGGTAGATTTTGAGCAAATTAAAGCCGGTGAATTAAAGCGTACGCTGACCATATTTGGGAATAATACCGATGCTGATCGTCAGCGAGCACAAGCGCAGGTAGACGATATTCACCGGTTATTCAAAGAATGTATTACTCACTACCGCCCCCAAGTAGATATCACCCAAGCAGGGACAGGTCAATATTGGCACGCTACTCAAGCTAAGGATTTGAATCTGGTGGATGATCTTAAAACAAGCGATGATTATCTGTTTGCGGCCAGTCAAACAGCCGATCTCTATGAGATAAACTACAGTATTAAAAAAACCCTGAGTGAAAAATTTCTATCCCGTGCTCAGTTGGCAATGAGCAAAACCTTTAACCCTTTCTAA
- the glcE gene encoding glycolate oxidase subunit GlcE — MNTDYSQVIQEAIFTASDKKTPLCIVGGNTKAFYGRQLNATALDISKHQGIIDYEPAELVLTARAGTPLAIIEPLLADQGQMLAFEPPYFGTNATLGGAVASGISGPRRPYAGAIRDTILGVQIINGKGQKLHFGGQVMKNVAGYDVSRLMAGSLGTLGVLLEISLKVLPHSTGEITLSQEQSEDNAIKLFNTWMTQRLPLSACTFDGKRLYVRLSGSEEAIQSARRNIGGDEINSEPSFWEQIRDLTHKFFQQNTKPLWRWSVPAATPPINLPGKWMIDWGGAQRWFYPDELTAELIYATAEKLNGHATLFRGGDRAGEVFHPLPHHLMILHQRLKQAFDPHGILNPRRMYREL, encoded by the coding sequence ATGAATACTGACTATAGCCAGGTTATTCAAGAGGCCATTTTCACTGCCAGTGACAAAAAAACTCCTCTATGTATTGTAGGAGGCAATACTAAAGCTTTCTATGGCCGCCAGCTCAATGCTACCGCCCTAGACATAAGTAAACACCAAGGTATCATTGACTATGAGCCTGCGGAGCTTGTTCTCACTGCCCGAGCGGGCACCCCTTTAGCCATCATTGAACCGCTATTGGCCGATCAGGGGCAAATGCTTGCTTTTGAACCTCCTTATTTTGGCACTAACGCCACCTTAGGCGGTGCAGTAGCCAGCGGAATTTCCGGCCCACGACGACCCTATGCTGGCGCGATACGCGATACGATATTAGGGGTACAGATAATTAACGGTAAAGGACAAAAATTGCATTTCGGTGGGCAGGTTATGAAAAATGTAGCGGGCTATGATGTTTCCCGCCTCATGGCAGGCAGCCTAGGTACGCTAGGTGTTTTATTAGAGATTTCGCTGAAGGTTCTACCCCACTCAACTGGAGAAATCACCCTCTCCCAAGAACAGAGTGAGGATAACGCTATCAAGCTATTTAATACTTGGATGACTCAGCGTCTTCCGCTTTCAGCTTGTACCTTTGATGGAAAGCGGCTTTATGTACGTCTATCAGGGTCTGAGGAAGCTATTCAATCTGCGCGCCGAAACATTGGAGGGGATGAAATTAACAGCGAACCTAGTTTTTGGGAACAGATAAGAGATCTCACTCATAAGTTTTTCCAGCAAAATACAAAACCCCTGTGGCGCTGGTCCGTCCCTGCCGCAACACCCCCTATTAATCTGCCAGGAAAATGGATGATTGATTGGGGCGGAGCGCAACGCTGGTTTTACCCTGATGAGTTAACCGCTGAATTAATATACGCGACTGCCGAAAAGCTTAATGGCCATGCCACCCTCTTTCGGGGCGGAGATCGAGCTGGTGAAGTCTTTCATCCTTTGCCTCATCATTTAATGATCTTACATCAACGACTAAAACAAGCCTTTGATCCCCACGGCATCTTAAATCCAAGGCGAATGTATCGTGAGCTTTAA